The proteins below are encoded in one region of Anaerolineales bacterium:
- a CDS encoding deoxynucleoside kinase yields MTKRIIIVAGNIGVGKTSLAERLSVRMGWQCAFESVADNPYLADFYRDMHEWSFHLQIFFLGHRATQYLELSKIPQSVIFDRTIFEDFYIFARALHTMGNVDERDYQSYQRVFELVTSQLPPPDLLIYLKAPVDVLMKRIHNRARSIETGITSEYLSLLESFYDDWMKIYDVCPVITISSDDLDFVHKPQHLDVVVQRIQDRLAGKEELEFPAG; encoded by the coding sequence ATGACAAAACGCATCATCATCGTAGCCGGTAACATTGGAGTCGGAAAAACATCACTCGCTGAGCGGTTAAGTGTACGCATGGGCTGGCAATGTGCCTTTGAATCAGTGGCGGACAACCCCTACCTGGCTGATTTTTACCGTGATATGCACGAGTGGTCGTTCCACCTGCAGATCTTTTTCCTTGGCCACCGCGCTACGCAGTATCTCGAGCTGTCGAAAATTCCCCAATCGGTGATCTTCGACCGCACGATTTTTGAAGACTTTTACATCTTTGCCCGGGCGCTGCATACGATGGGGAACGTCGACGAACGCGATTACCAATCTTATCAGCGTGTGTTTGAGTTGGTGACATCCCAACTACCACCCCCTGATCTTCTAATTTACCTTAAAGCGCCGGTTGACGTGCTGATGAAGCGCATCCACAACCGGGCGCGCAGCATTGAGACTGGCATCACCAGCGAATACCTGTCTCTGCTGGAATCATTTTACGATGATTGGATGAAGATCTATGACGTTTGCCCGGTTATCACCATCAGCTCGGATGACCTGGATTTTGTGCACAAGCCACAGCACCTGGACGTCGTCGTGCAGCGTATCCAGGATCGATTGGCTGGTAAAGAGGAGCTGGAATTTCCGGCTGGTTGA
- a CDS encoding prenyltransferase, protein MNISMWRRALQVIPHVSNEEWNKLDVISKWLISTRAAVLIMTFLSGAFAGIFAFRDGKFDLLKWVLLTLGLIFSHATNNLLNDYTDFNRGVDKDNYYRAQYGPQPLVHGLMSKRQHLTYAGVTGAIALVMGILLVILTHSWWTVLLLGLGVFFVLFYTWPLKYIALGELSVLLVWGPLMIGGGYYVITGAWSWIVVLASLPYALGVTGVIFGKHIDKYQMDKDRKIHTLPVVIGEKPARVTLVGMLILQYILVFVLVLNGYYTLVMAAVLLAIPTMRKIWPMFKAPKPDEKPADYPDVWPNYFVAAAFIHNRSFGVWFMLALIVDSLLTVYFPTILRISLF, encoded by the coding sequence GCGTAGAGCTTTGCAGGTCATCCCGCATGTGTCCAATGAGGAATGGAACAAGCTGGATGTGATTTCAAAATGGTTGATCTCCACCCGGGCTGCAGTGTTGATCATGACTTTTTTGAGTGGGGCTTTTGCTGGTATCTTCGCCTTTCGCGATGGAAAGTTTGATTTATTAAAGTGGGTCCTTCTGACCCTTGGGTTGATCTTCTCGCATGCCACAAATAACCTGTTAAACGACTATACCGACTTCAACCGGGGCGTGGACAAGGATAACTACTACCGGGCACAGTATGGTCCACAGCCATTGGTGCATGGCCTGATGTCCAAACGCCAGCACCTGACCTACGCGGGTGTCACCGGTGCGATTGCCCTGGTCATGGGCATCCTGCTCGTGATCCTCACCCACAGCTGGTGGACGGTCTTGCTCCTGGGTTTGGGCGTTTTCTTCGTGTTATTTTATACCTGGCCATTGAAATATATCGCCCTGGGTGAGCTCTCCGTTTTATTGGTATGGGGTCCGCTGATGATCGGTGGAGGCTACTACGTTATCACAGGTGCGTGGAGCTGGATCGTGGTATTGGCCAGCCTGCCATACGCTTTAGGCGTGACCGGGGTGATCTTCGGCAAGCACATCGACAAGTACCAGATGGATAAGGATCGCAAGATTCACACCCTCCCGGTGGTGATCGGTGAGAAACCAGCCCGCGTCACTTTGGTGGGCATGCTCATCTTGCAATATATTCTCGTCTTCGTCCTGGTATTGAACGGGTATTACACCCTGGTGATGGCAGCAGTGCTCTTGGCGATCCCCACGATGCGGAAGATCTGGCCGATGTTCAAAGCCCCCAAGCCCGATGAAAAACCTGCCGATTACCCGGATGTATGGCCAAATTACTTTGTGGCAGCCGCCTTCATCCACAACCGCAGTTTCGGAGTATGGTTCATGCTGGCGTTGATCGTCGACTCGCTGCTGACGGTTTACTTCCCGACCATCTTGAGGATTTCCCTATTCTAA